The Leptolyngbya sp. CCY15150 genome has a segment encoding these proteins:
- a CDS encoding transposase codes for MLLADRGFVHVKAMQMMSTELGWHYRIRLKRNAWVWRAGKGWQQLNDFRLQRGEALCLHTVKLHKQAWYGSVHVVLGYNHVNGEFWAIVSDEPTNLQTFREYGLRFDIEEAFLDDQSNGWNLQKSEIRSVCALSRLWFILAVATLYVTAQGVAVVETGQRRHVEPHWFRGNSYFRLGWDWVKTALEQGWRLIHAVCFTQARDPEPAKASRKQHDDRTYRIEFKIRTYQYVPD; via the coding sequence GTGTTGCTTGCAGATCGTGGCTTTGTCCATGTCAAGGCGATGCAGATGATGAGTACAGAGTTAGGTTGGCACTACCGCATCCGGCTCAAGCGCAATGCCTGGGTCTGGCGGGCGGGCAAAGGCTGGCAACAACTGAACGACTTTCGTCTCCAGCGGGGCGAGGCCCTTTGCCTGCATACCGTCAAACTTCATAAGCAAGCGTGGTATGGTTCGGTGCATGTGGTCCTCGGCTACAACCATGTCAACGGTGAGTTTTGGGCCATCGTCAGCGATGAACCTACCAATCTGCAAACCTTTCGGGAGTATGGCTTACGCTTCGATATTGAGGAAGCGTTTCTTGATGACCAGTCCAATGGCTGGAACCTTCAAAAATCGGAGATTCGCTCCGTCTGTGCCCTTTCTCGTCTCTGGTTCATCCTGGCGGTAGCTACCCTCTATGTCACTGCCCAAGGCGTCGCCGTGGTGGAGACCGGGCAGCGTCGTCACGTTGAACCCCACTGGTTTCGCGGTAACAGTTATTTCAGACTTGGCTGGGACTGGGTCAAAACAGCTTTAGAACAGGGCTGGCGGCTCATTCATGCCGTTTGCTTTACTCAGGCACGTGACCCCGAACCCGCCAAGGCCTCTCGAAAACAACATGACGACCGCACCTACCGTATCGAGTTCAAAATACGCACGTACCAGTATGTTCCCGACTAA